Below is a genomic region from Dechloromonas denitrificans.
CAACACCGACTTGTGCCGATGTCGCCGAAACTCCCTGCACCAGGCTGCGTACGCTCTCCGACATGGCATTGAAGGCATGGCCGATTTCATGCACCTCGTTGCGACTGTGCGGCTCGATGTCCTGCACCGCCACCCGGAGGTCTCCCGCACTCATGCGCCGGACTTCACCAACCAGCAGGGCCAGCCCGCTCAAGCGCGAACGGACCAGCCAGTACATCAGGAACATCAGCACCAAGGCCGAAATTGCGCTGATCACCAATAGCAAATTGCGCAGGCGATAGCTCTCTTCCAGATACTCATCCGTCCAACTGCCGGTTGCTACGGTCCACCCCCAGGTTTTGGCCGTTTCGGCATAAATGATTTTTTCGCGCTCGGCACCGCTTTCCGTCAGCATGGTGTAGCGGAACAAGCCACTCTTGTTGACCAGTATCTGGCGCAGGCTCTCCTTGACCGGCGCAGCAACATCGACCTCGGCAACCATCTTGTCCTGGAATTTCGGGTGCAGGACAAATTCACCAATGGTTTTCTCATCGGTCGGCCGAATGATGTAAACGTAGCCGGTCTTGCCCGCGACAAGGCTGCCGAACTGCTCGCGCAAACGCTTCAATTCGGCATCCAGGCTGATACGCACCGAATAAGCCCCCCACACCTTGCCATCCGCCCCCTTGAAAACCTTGACCGTGCTGAAATTGTATTTCCCGCCTCGAATAGTCAGCCCGGTGTAGTCCTGCCCGGCCAGTACCGCCTTGCTGACTGGATCCCCCTGACCGATCGGCACACCGTTCATCGATTTGCCATTTTTATCTTTCAGCAAGGTGGCCAGACGAAACACCTGACCGTCCTTGATCACCAGAAAAGCGCCTTCTTCCGCCGTCAGATCCTTGAAATTCTGTAAAACCCGCTCGTTGGCATTCAAGACTTCATTCCCGATGCGCATGATCGGCAAATCGACATCTCCTGTTTTAAGTACCCCAGGAGAAAGCACAGGCGTCCCCCCCAGGTGCTTCAGGAAAAAACTCGACTGACGCTCACCCCGATCACGCACCGCTTCATGCGTGGCATCCAGCATGCCCGCCATCATTTTCGCCTCATGCCCCAGATTGGCCTCGGCCACCACAACCGCAGCACGATCCGCATTGCGCTGAACCATCAGGGTCATGATTAAAAATACGACGAACAAAGCCAGGGCGCTGACCAAAATCAGCTGCTGGGCAATCGGGCGACACGAAAACCGACGGAACATGGCCTCACTCCTCATTCTCATTCTGTTTGACGAGGCAAACTGCACAAGCACGCCATGGACCGGTACAATGCGGCCCTGTCGCGCGCTGCCTCCATAGTTAAATGGATATAACACGCCCCTCCTAAGGGCGAATTGGTGGTTCGATTCCACCTGGGGGTACCAGCCCCTCCACGCTGCGCAGCCCCACCCCGTAACGACAAAATATGTTATTTTTGTCAAAAACGAATATAGCATCGCACAATGTATTCGTAAAATCTTATGCAGTGCGATACGCTGAATGCAGCGTTTTCGGCATAACGAATACGGAACGCCATGCCAGCAGAAGACGTGGCAAAAAAGACAACCCCGCTGAGGAGGGTGCGGCGTGACACTTCAGGATTGCAATCAGCAGAACGCTCCCCGACCCTTGGTTCTGGCGGTTGATGACGTCCCGATCAATCTGACGATTCTGGCGGCACGACTTGAACCCGAGGGGATCGATGTTCGCCTGGCTGGCGATGGCCGGACCGCGTTGGACTATGCGCACCTTGAGCCGCGTCCCGACCTCATCCTGCTTGATGTGATGATGCCCGACATGGACGGCTATGCGGTTCTGGAGGCTTTGCGCAGAAGCCCTGAAACACGCGACATTCCGGTCATCTTCGTCACCGCCCGCAACCAGACCGAGGATGAGGAAAAGGCTTTACGGGCAGGTGCGGTCGACTACATCACCAAACCGATCAATCCAGCCATCCTGATGGCACGCGTCCATTTGCAGCTGGAACTGAAACGTGCCCGGGAATTGGTTCGCGGACAGAAGAACTGGCTGGAGCAAGAGGTCAATCGCCGCATTGCCGAAAACAATCTGCTCGATACTCGCCTGCAAGTCGCGCTGTCACTGACAGGCTTTGGCACCTGGGAAAACGACCGGACGACCGGCATTTCGCGCTGGAGCGAATCGCTCAACCAGATTCTGGGTTTGACGCAAAGCCCAAATTTACTGGCCGACATCCTGGAACGTGCGCACCCCGAGGATTGCCTCAAGGTTCAAAGCAGCCTGACCGGGCAGGATGCGAGCGAGCATGACATACATATCGAGGAATTCCGCCTGCGCCACGCAGACGGCCACTGGGTCTGGCTGGAAGTACGCAGCAAAGTCACCCAGCGGGATAGCGACGGACAAGCGCGAATCACCACGGGCACGATGTCCGATATCGGCAAGCGAAAATCGACCGAGCTTGCCGAACGCCTTGCCTCGGTTGTCTTCACGGGGATTAACGACGGAATTTGCATCACCGATCAAGACAAGAACATTCTGCTGGTCAACAAGGCTTTTACCAAGGTAACGGCCTACTCGCCGGAAGAAATCATTGGTCAGACACCTGAAATACTGCGTTCCGGCCTGCATGGCGAAGCGTTTTACCAGGAAATGCAGGAAAGCATCCAGCAGCATGACAATTGGCAAGGTGAAATCACCAATCGTCGCAAGGATGGAGAACTGGTCACCGAATGGCTGAGTATTTCGGCGGTCCGCGACTCCCGCGGTCAACTGACCAATTACGTCGGAATCTTCAGCGACCTTTCGGAACGCAAAGCGGCTGCCGAGCGAATCCAGTATCTGTCCAGCTACGACCCGCTGACCAACCTGCCGAACCGCAATCTGTTTGGCGACCGGCTCGATCAGGCGTTGATCGTGGCCCGCCGCTTTGAACGTGAAACAGCCGTCATCCTGCTCGATCTGGATCGATTCAGAACGATCAACGATACCTTCGGGCCTCCAGCGGGCGACAGCGTGCTGATGGAGGTAGCCCGCCGTCTGAATCTGCAAGTCCGCGATGGAGACACGATAGGACGTCGTTCGGGTAACGAATTTGGCTTTGTGATGGCCAACCTGAGCCATGAACACGATGCGATTGCGCTGGCGCAACGCATGCTCGATGCAATTGCCGTTCCCTTCACCATCGGCGAACACGCGCTGGTCATTACGGCCAGCATCGGGATCAGCGTTTCGATGCGTGACGGCGGCAGCGCAGAAACCCTGCTCAACAATGCCGATGTCGCCCTGCTGCGCGCCAAACAAGGCGGCCGCAACACCTTCCGCTTCTACTCCCCGGAGATGAATGCCAATGCCGCACGCCGCCTGGGGTTGGAAGCCGCCCTGCGCGATGCCTTGCACAACAACGAACTCACCGTTTTTTATCAACCGCAGGTCAGTCTCGAAAGTGGCAACCTGCTCGGCATGGAAGCACTGCTGCGCTGGAACACACCGGCCTTCGGGCAGGTCTCACCCGCCGAGTTCATCCCGATCGCAGAAGAAACCGGGATGATCGTACCGATCGGCGACTGGGTCCTGCGGCAAGCCTGCCAGCAAACCCGCCAGTGGCTGGACCTGGGGCTGGCCAGCCTGAGAGTTGCGGTCAACCTGTCGACACGGCAATTTCGCCAGCGCAACCTGATTGACCAGGTAAGACGTGCGCTGATCGAAAGCGGTTTGCCGCCTCAGGCGCTGGAACTTGAAATTACCGAAAGTGCGTTCATCGACGATGTCGACGAAGCCATTGCCCAATGCCGGGCGCTCAAGGCGCTGGGCACCAAACTTTCGCTCGACGACTTCGGAACGGGCTATTCATCGCTGGCCTACATTTCACGCTTTCCCTTCGACAAGATCAAAATCGATCAAGGTTTCATCCGCGACATCATCGAAAATCCCGCCAACGCTGCGATTGCGACGGCCACCATCGTCATGGCGCGCAGCCTGAACCTGGCTGTCCTTGCCGAAGGCGTCGAAACGGAAGCCCAGGCAAGTTTCCTTCGCGGCCGCCGCTGCGATGCGATGCAAGGCTTCCTGTTCAGCCGCCCCCTGCCGGCCAGTGAATTTGCCCAACTCATGACGGCGAACAAACGCCTGCCGATCGCCGACGCTCCCCGCGAAAGCGCCCAGACGCTACTGATCGTCGATGATGAACCGAACATACTGGCATCGCTCTCGCGCCTGCTCCGTCGAGAAAGCTTTCAGGTTCTGACCGCCAACTCGCCAAGCGAAGCGTTCGAATATCTGGCCAAGCACCCGATCCAGGTCATCCTGTCCGATCAGCGCATGCCGGAAATGAGCGGTACCGAATTCTTCGCACGCGTCAAACAGCTGCACCCGGACACGATTCGCATCGTCCTGACCGGCTATACCGACCTTGAATCAGTCACCGGGGCGATCAACCGCGGCGCAATTTACAAGTTCCTGACCAAGCCCTGGGACGACGACCAGTTGCGCGAACAAATCCGGGACGCCTTCCGTCTGGCAAAAGACATACGCCCCCAGCACAGCCGGAATGAAGCATGAAAGATATCTCCGCCAACTTCCTGCGCGCCTTTCTGCCAGCCGCCGCACTGGTCATTCTCGGCAGCTGGATAAGCAACCCGGCCCATGACTGGCAATCCTGGGGATTCGCTTTTCTACTGCTCGCCGCCTATGCCTGGATACTCGGCTCGCAACTCAAGAGCGCAGCGGCAGAAGCCCTGGCCCAACAGCGCTACCACGCCATTTTCGATCACTCGACTGTCGGCATGGCACGTGCCTCGGCTGATAAATATTGGCTGGAAGTGAATCCGGCGCTGTGCCGGATACTGGGCAGCAATGCCCAAACCTTGCTGGGCAAAACCTGGGCGGAAATGACCCACCCGGACGACCTGCCCGGCAGCCTGATACATTTCGAAGCCATCCTGCGCGGCGAATCAAACGGCTATTCGATGGAACGGCGCTTTGTCTGTGACGACGGACTGATCATCCACACCTTCATGTCGACCTACGCCATACGCAAGCCGAACGGGCAGCTCGACTGCCTGGCAATCGTTGTCGAGGATCTATCGAACTGGATTCTGGCCGAGAAGGAATGGGAACGCTCGGCCAAAACCCTGCAACGCTTTGTCGATCACATGCCGGGAACAGCCTACATCAAGGATGCTGACCGACGAATCCTGGTGGCCGGCAAAGGGTTCACCAATCTGCTGGGCGTTGATCCGCGACAAATGATCGGGCATACCTCGGAAGAGTTTTTCCCGGCATCGATTGGCCAAAAAATCGCCATCGATGACGCCAGAATTCTCGCCAGCGGCAAGACAGAAGTCATTGACGACTCATTCGACGGACGCCATTACGAATCCACCAAATTCGTCATCCCCAGGGACGATGGCCCGGCCGATCTGGGCGGCATCACGATCGACATTACCGCGCGGCGTAAAGCCGAACTCCAGCTGGCACACCAGGCACGACGTTCAAGCGTCCTGCTTGAGTTGCCAGCCAAAGCGGAGGCTCTGCCAGAGTGCGAGTTCATGCAATACGCACTGGAACAAGCCGAAGAACTGACGCAAAGCCGGATCGGTTCGATTCATTTTATCAACGACGATGGCCAGCAACTCGAACTGGTGGCATGGTCAAACTGTACCGAAGACAGAGAGTGCACGGCGGCCTCCGCCAGCCAGTACCCGCTCAGCGAGGCAGGCCTCTGGGCCGATTCGCTGCGCCAGATGCAACCCGCCGTCATCAACGACTACGCGGCGATGCCATGCAAACCCGGCCTGCCCGAGGAATATACCGGCCTCAAGCGCCTGCTCAGCGTCCCGGTCCTCAATGCCGGAAAAGTCCGCATGCTCACCAGCCTGGGCAACAAGCCATGTGATTACACGGATCTCGATGTTGAAACCGTCCAGCTGATCAGCAATGAAATCTGGCGTATCGTTCGCCGGCAACGCACTGAAAGCGCGCTGCGACTCGCCATGCAGGTCGTCAATGCCAGCCCGGTCGTCTGCTTCCGCTGGTCGGCCAGCGAAGGCTGGCCGGTCGTTTTTGTTTCAGACAACGTCAAGCAATGGGGTTACACGTCGGCCCAACTCATCGCCGGCACACCTTCGTTCAGCAGCCTGATTCACCCGGATGACCTGCGCCGTGTCAGCGAAGAAGTCAGCCAGAAATCGGCCGCCGGGCTGCCTGGCTATGAACAGGAATATCGCCTGCTTACAGCCGAAAACAAGGTCATTTGGGTCGTCGACCGTACGATTGTCCTGCGTAACGAGGCTGGCGACATCATTTTCTACGATGGTGTTTTGACCGATATTACCGAGCGCAAACGACAGCAACTGATGCTGGCAGAGAATCTGGATCACCAGCAACAACTCAACAAGCGTCTTGAAGAAGCCAACAACCAGTTGCTGCAATCCGAAAAAATGGCCTCAATCGGCCAGCTCGCAGCCGGCATTGCACATGAACTGAATAATCCGATTGGCTTTGTACACTCCAATCTCGGCACGCTCGACGGCTACGTTCACGATTTGATGAGCATCATCAGCGCTTACGAAGAGCAACTCGGTGCACCGGCCGATGCAGCGCATGCAGAGATCATCCGGCGCCTGAAAACCGAATACGATTTCGAATTTCTCGAAAAAGACATTTTCAGCCTGCTGGGCGAATCCAAGGATGGCTTGAGTCGTGTCCGCAAGATCGTTCAGGATTTGAAGAGCTTCTCGCATGTTGGCGAGCAGGAATGGCAGGAGGCCGACCTCCACCAAGGGATTGATTCGACCCTGAACATTGTCTGGAACGAGCTCAAATACAAATGCAAGGTGGTCAAGGAATATGGTGACCTACCGCACATTTACTGCCTGATCTCGCAGCTCAACCAGGTGTTCATGAATCTGCTGGTCAACGCCGGGCATGCCATTGAAACGCAAGGCACCATCACCATCCGGACACAGCGCAGCGGCACCGATATGGTCAGCATCGAAATCAGTGATACCGGCAAGGGCATCTCGCCCGAGCATATCAACCGGATCTTTGAACCCTTCTTCACCACCAAACCGGTCGGCAAAGGCACGGGGCTGGGACTTTCCCTGTCCTACAGCATCGTCAAACGCCATTCTGGCCGCATTGAAGTCGACAGTCAGCCAGGACACGGCAGTACATTTCGGATATTGCTGCCGATTCATCCAAGCCCTGAAACCCAAGCCAAAACACCGGAGACCTTTCCATGACCGAGGCCAGCACTGCCTCCACCCTGCTGCTCGTTGATGATGAGCCCAGCATCCTGTCATCCTTGCGACGTCTTTTCCGGCCGCAGGGCTACCGTATTTTTACGGCGGAAAGCGGCGCCGAAGGACTGGAAATACTTGAACGAGAACACGTCGATCTGATCATTTCCGACATGCGCATGCCGGAAATGGATGGCGCCACCTTTCTCAAGCACGCCAAAGGGCGCTGGCCGCAAACCATGCGGCTGCTGCTGACCGGCTATGCGGATATCACATCGACCGTCGCCGCCATCAACCAGGGCGAGATTTATCGTTACATCGCCAAGCCCTGGGATGACAGCGAAATCATCACCGTCGTCCGCGAAGCACTGGAGCGCCAGCGGCTCGAAGCTGAGAACCTGCGTCTGACGGCCCTGACCCAGGCCCAGAACGACGAGCTGAAAGCCCTCAACGCCAGCCTGGAGCAGAAAGTGGCCGAGCGTACGGCCGAGTTGCGTCAAGCACTCAGCTTTGTCGAACAGGCGCACGGCGAACTGAAGAAATCCTTTCTGACCAGCGTTCAGGTCTTTGCCGGACTGATCGAACTGCGCAGCGGCCCGGCCGGCAGCCAGATGACCGGACATGGCAGGCGGGTGGCCGAGGCGGCCCGCCAGGTTGCGCTGCGCATGAGCCTGGCCGACAGCGAAGTCCAGAATGTGATGCTGGCCGGCCTGCTGCACGATATCGGCAAACTCGGCTTGCCCGATGACCTGCTGACCAAGCCTTACAACACGCTCGGCGGCGAACAGCGCGCCCAGGTCATGAAGCACCCGGTCATCGGCCAGAACATCCTGCTCGGCATCGACAAGTTCAAGGACGCCGCCCTGCTCGTCCGCCATCACCATGAGTGCTACGACGGCAGCGGCTATCCCGACCGGCTGTCCGGCA
It encodes:
- a CDS encoding methyl-accepting chemotaxis protein is translated as MFRRFSCRPIAQQLILVSALALFVVFLIMTLMVQRNADRAAVVVAEANLGHEAKMMAGMLDATHEAVRDRGERQSSFFLKHLGGTPVLSPGVLKTGDVDLPIMRIGNEVLNANERVLQNFKDLTAEEGAFLVIKDGQVFRLATLLKDKNGKSMNGVPIGQGDPVSKAVLAGQDYTGLTIRGGKYNFSTVKVFKGADGKVWGAYSVRISLDAELKRLREQFGSLVAGKTGYVYIIRPTDEKTIGEFVLHPKFQDKMVAEVDVAAPVKESLRQILVNKSGLFRYTMLTESGAEREKIIYAETAKTWGWTVATGSWTDEYLEESYRLRNLLLVISAISALVLMFLMYWLVRSRLSGLALLVGEVRRMSAGDLRVAVQDIEPHSRNEVHEIGHAFNAMSESVRSLVQGVSATSAQVGVAANELQGAARLALESSQQASQSASGIAASVEEMSVSIAQVADNANQAAHISEEAKAVTENGRNVVGRAMAELDVVAGDIKESASLIESLGERSKQISSVVAVIREIADQTNLLALNAAIEAARAGEQGRGFAVVADEVRKLAERTALSTQEISTTVQAILEETGRAVQRMQVVSNNMSESVGLARAAGESLANIDERASLTVETVHSIADSTREQSSASQEIARLVEHIAQAAQGSNSRAQSNSERAQNLQRLSAELQAQLSRFST
- a CDS encoding EAL domain-containing protein, whose translation is MTLQDCNQQNAPRPLVLAVDDVPINLTILAARLEPEGIDVRLAGDGRTALDYAHLEPRPDLILLDVMMPDMDGYAVLEALRRSPETRDIPVIFVTARNQTEDEEKALRAGAVDYITKPINPAILMARVHLQLELKRARELVRGQKNWLEQEVNRRIAENNLLDTRLQVALSLTGFGTWENDRTTGISRWSESLNQILGLTQSPNLLADILERAHPEDCLKVQSSLTGQDASEHDIHIEEFRLRHADGHWVWLEVRSKVTQRDSDGQARITTGTMSDIGKRKSTELAERLASVVFTGINDGICITDQDKNILLVNKAFTKVTAYSPEEIIGQTPEILRSGLHGEAFYQEMQESIQQHDNWQGEITNRRKDGELVTEWLSISAVRDSRGQLTNYVGIFSDLSERKAAAERIQYLSSYDPLTNLPNRNLFGDRLDQALIVARRFERETAVILLDLDRFRTINDTFGPPAGDSVLMEVARRLNLQVRDGDTIGRRSGNEFGFVMANLSHEHDAIALAQRMLDAIAVPFTIGEHALVITASIGISVSMRDGGSAETLLNNADVALLRAKQGGRNTFRFYSPEMNANAARRLGLEAALRDALHNNELTVFYQPQVSLESGNLLGMEALLRWNTPAFGQVSPAEFIPIAEETGMIVPIGDWVLRQACQQTRQWLDLGLASLRVAVNLSTRQFRQRNLIDQVRRALIESGLPPQALELEITESAFIDDVDEAIAQCRALKALGTKLSLDDFGTGYSSLAYISRFPFDKIKIDQGFIRDIIENPANAAIATATIVMARSLNLAVLAEGVETEAQASFLRGRRCDAMQGFLFSRPLPASEFAQLMTANKRLPIADAPRESAQTLLIVDDEPNILASLSRLLRRESFQVLTANSPSEAFEYLAKHPIQVILSDQRMPEMSGTEFFARVKQLHPDTIRIVLTGYTDLESVTGAINRGAIYKFLTKPWDDDQLREQIRDAFRLAKDIRPQHSRNEA
- a CDS encoding PAS domain S-box protein, which produces MKDISANFLRAFLPAAALVILGSWISNPAHDWQSWGFAFLLLAAYAWILGSQLKSAAAEALAQQRYHAIFDHSTVGMARASADKYWLEVNPALCRILGSNAQTLLGKTWAEMTHPDDLPGSLIHFEAILRGESNGYSMERRFVCDDGLIIHTFMSTYAIRKPNGQLDCLAIVVEDLSNWILAEKEWERSAKTLQRFVDHMPGTAYIKDADRRILVAGKGFTNLLGVDPRQMIGHTSEEFFPASIGQKIAIDDARILASGKTEVIDDSFDGRHYESTKFVIPRDDGPADLGGITIDITARRKAELQLAHQARRSSVLLELPAKAEALPECEFMQYALEQAEELTQSRIGSIHFINDDGQQLELVAWSNCTEDRECTAASASQYPLSEAGLWADSLRQMQPAVINDYAAMPCKPGLPEEYTGLKRLLSVPVLNAGKVRMLTSLGNKPCDYTDLDVETVQLISNEIWRIVRRQRTESALRLAMQVVNASPVVCFRWSASEGWPVVFVSDNVKQWGYTSAQLIAGTPSFSSLIHPDDLRRVSEEVSQKSAAGLPGYEQEYRLLTAENKVIWVVDRTIVLRNEAGDIIFYDGVLTDITERKRQQLMLAENLDHQQQLNKRLEEANNQLLQSEKMASIGQLAAGIAHELNNPIGFVHSNLGTLDGYVHDLMSIISAYEEQLGAPADAAHAEIIRRLKTEYDFEFLEKDIFSLLGESKDGLSRVRKIVQDLKSFSHVGEQEWQEADLHQGIDSTLNIVWNELKYKCKVVKEYGDLPHIYCLISQLNQVFMNLLVNAGHAIETQGTITIRTQRSGTDMVSIEISDTGKGISPEHINRIFEPFFTTKPVGKGTGLGLSLSYSIVKRHSGRIEVDSQPGHGSTFRILLPIHPSPETQAKTPETFP
- a CDS encoding HD domain-containing phosphohydrolase, with protein sequence MTEASTASTLLLVDDEPSILSSLRRLFRPQGYRIFTAESGAEGLEILEREHVDLIISDMRMPEMDGATFLKHAKGRWPQTMRLLLTGYADITSTVAAINQGEIYRYIAKPWDDSEIITVVREALERQRLEAENLRLTALTQAQNDELKALNASLEQKVAERTAELRQALSFVEQAHGELKKSFLTSVQVFAGLIELRSGPAGSQMTGHGRRVAEAARQVALRMSLADSEVQNVMLAGLLHDIGKLGLPDDLLTKPYNTLGGEQRAQVMKHPVIGQNILLGIDKFKDAALLVRHHHECYDGSGYPDRLSGIAIPQGSRILSVVNDYDALQIGTLVQRPLKPGEAMSFLIENRGKRYDPAAVDAFATYISETHKPDVRESPLRTMHLKPGMQLSRDLVHRDGYMLLAKGSSLNSEIIGQLIKMEQAEQHTLTLYIRQEDK